From the genome of Spinacia oleracea cultivar Varoflay chromosome 2, BTI_SOV_V1, whole genome shotgun sequence, one region includes:
- the LOC110800048 gene encoding galactan beta-1,4-galactosyltransferase GALS1 — protein sequence MKKQGSFTGGVTGKPVGKLLLCFETKPVLATLLTLTLVLLVWNLQPYYDHLLSLSSYSCHCSNPPLSTAKTTTTNHLLNTTATGKTTALLSLSATTTEKPKTTTTNDLLNTTTATTAKTTALLSLSAVNEPRKLPPRDPNKREFKPYGNAAALFVQMGAYRGGPATFSVVGLASKPIHVYGQPWYKCEWVPNNATQPPTRAKAFKILPDWGYGRVYTVVVVNCTFPTNPNADNSGGKLNLYAYYSPSPRFFEKFTVLEESIGTYNNALYTSAPALDYLYCGSSLYGNISAARIREWVAYHAWLFGEKSHFVFHDAGGVTDDVRKVLEPWVKKGRVTIQDIREQENFDGYYYNQFLVVNDCLHRYRFSAKWTFYFDVDEYMYVPQGSSLKSVMKEFDGFTQITIEQNPMSSALCFKNDSSQDYSREWGFEKLLFRDWRTKIRRDRKYAIQARNVLATGVHMSENIVGKSLHHTETKIRYYHYHNSIQVVGEPCRVFLPTSAKKKIQIHERLPYVYDENMKKLADTIKRFEHETLGSSQLPL from the exons ATGAAGAAACAAGGGTCTTTTACCGGCGGAGTCACCGGCAAACCCGTCGGAAAACTACTTTTATGCTTTGAGACGAAACCTGTTCTTGCCACCCTTTTAACTCTCACTCTCGTTTTACTTGTTTGGAATCTTCAGCCTTACTATGACcaccttctttctctctcctcttattCTTGTCACTGTTCTAACCCCCCTCTTTCCACCGCAAAAACAACCACAACTAACCACCTTCTTAACACCACCGCCACCGGGAAAACCACCGCGTTACTTTCTCTCTCCGCCACCACCACCGAAAAACCAAAAACAACAACCACTAACGACCTTCTCAACACCACCACCGCAACCACGGCGAAAACCACCGCGTTACTTTCTCTCTCCGCCGTTAACGAACCCCGGAAGCTGCCACCGCGAGACCCGAACAAGAGGGAGTTCAAACCGTATGGCAACGCCGCCGCACTTTTTGTTCAAATGGGAGCTTACAGAGGAGGACCGGCGACATTCTCCGTCGTCGGATTAGCCTCGAAGCCTATCCACGTGTACGGTCAGCCGTGGTACAAGTGTGAGTGGGTCCCAAACAACGCAACCCAACCACCAACCCGAGCAAAAGCCTTTAAAATCCTCCCTGACTGGGGGTACGGCAGAGTGTACACCGTCGTCGTCGTAAACTGCACATTTCCGACGAACCCAAACGCCGATAACTCCGGCGGAAAGCTTAACCTCTACGCTTACTACTCCCCTTCCCCTAGATTCTTCGAGAAGTTCACCGTTCTCGAAGAATCAATCGGAACGTATAACAATGCATTATACACCTCCGCCCCGGCGCTGGACTACCTCTACTGCGGCTCCTCCCTCTACGGCAACATCAGCGCGGCGAGGATCCGCGAGTGGGTGGCGTACCACGCTTGGCTGTTCGGCGAGAAGTCGCATTTCGTGTTCCATGACGCCGGTGGGGTTACCGACGACGTTAGGAAGGTTCTAGAACCGTGGGTGAAGAAGGGGAGAGTGACAATTCAGGATATTAGGGAGCAAGAGAATTTTGATGGGTATTATTATAATCAGTTTTTGGTGGTGAATGATTGCTTGCATAGGTATAGATTTTCGGCGAAATGGACGTTTTATTTTGATGTGGATGAGTATATGTATGTGCCACAAGGGAGCTCGCTTAAGAGTGTTATGAAGGAGTTTGATGGTTTTACTCAGATTACTATTGAGCAGAATCCTATGTCCAGTGCTCTTTGCTTCAAGAATGATTCCTCCCAAGATTATTccag GGAATGGGGGTTTGAGAAGTTGCTGTTCAGAGACTGGAGGACCAAAATCAGGCGAGACAGAAAATACGCGATCCAAGCAAGAAATGTGTTAGCCACCGGCGTTCACATGTCAGAGAACATAGTTGGGAAGTCACTCCACCACACCGAGACTAAAATCCGGTACTACCATTACCATAACTCGATCCAAGTCGTAGGTGAGCCATGCCGTGTATTCCTCCCAACTTCGGCCAAGAAAAAGATACAAATCCATGAAAGGTTGCCTTATGTTTATGATGAAAACATGAAGAAACTTGCTGATACTATAAAACGGTTTGAACATGAAACCCTTGGTTCTTCCCAGCTCCCTCTATGA